In Arthrobacter citreus, a single genomic region encodes these proteins:
- a CDS encoding DUF4180 domain-containing protein, with amino-acid sequence MNIKTTELNSHVIAIAHTDSVILIDEQSTLDMIMTISYDHRSNRIALNKEAISEDFFNLSTKLAGAMLQKFVNYNMKFAIIGDFSGYTSKALKDFIYECNKGNNVFFVSTEQEAIDKLSKAK; translated from the coding sequence ATGAATATAAAAACGACAGAATTAAACAGCCACGTAATAGCAATCGCTCATACAGATTCGGTCATACTAATTGATGAACAAAGTACATTAGATATGATTATGACGATATCTTATGATCATCGTAGTAACCGTATTGCATTAAACAAAGAGGCGATTTCAGAAGATTTTTTCAATCTAAGCACTAAACTTGCAGGGGCTATGCTTCAAAAGTTCGTTAACTACAATATGAAGTTTGCGATCATAGGGGACTTTTCGGGTTACACAAGTAAAGCACTAAAAGATTTCATTTATGAGTGTAATAAGGGGAACAATGTATTCTTTGTTTCAACAGAACAAGAAGCAATTGATAAATTATCGAAGGCGAAGTAG
- a CDS encoding inositol phosphorylceramide synthase has translation MNKNLKIASSLLFLLSIPAIMMIYPYLNTSTRGVHTLVTSLDREIPVVKMFVVPYIAWIGYLTITLIYFCFKDYKLAIKTILVFDLGLLVCFIIYYFYQTVVPIRPEVTGEDFLSRILKYVYKIDQPYNCFPSIHVMSSYLMIRAIRHCSWKKWWINWGIKCFSISIILATLFIKQHAIMDVIAAIFLVNCLFKIVESVNEWLLLPNRKVKTVRNGLTPIK, from the coding sequence ATGAATAAAAATTTAAAAATTGCTAGCAGCCTGCTTTTTTTGCTGAGCATCCCAGCCATAATGATGATTTATCCGTATTTAAATACTTCAACTCGCGGTGTCCATACATTAGTGACAAGTTTAGATAGAGAGATTCCTGTTGTGAAGATGTTTGTAGTTCCTTATATAGCCTGGATTGGCTATCTAACCATAACGTTAATTTATTTTTGTTTCAAAGATTATAAGCTAGCAATTAAAACAATTCTAGTATTTGACCTAGGATTGTTAGTATGTTTCATTATCTATTATTTTTACCAAACTGTCGTCCCCATACGACCTGAGGTTACAGGTGAAGATTTTTTATCTCGCATTTTAAAGTATGTATACAAAATTGATCAACCATATAATTGCTTTCCAAGCATTCATGTTATGAGCAGTTATTTAATGATCCGTGCAATTCGCCATTGTTCTTGGAAAAAGTGGTGGATTAATTGGGGAATTAAATGTTTCTCCATCTCGATTATTCTTGCGACATTATTTATTAAACAGCATGCGATTATGGATGTAATCGCAGCAATTTTTTTGGTTAATTGCCTATTTAAAATAGTTGAAAGTGTGAATGAGTGGTTGTTATTGCCAAATAGAAAAGTAAAGACTGTTCGAAATGGACTTACCCCTATTAAGTAG
- a CDS encoding sensor histidine kinase produces the protein MKEKNVSLLRPIMGAAVILFFMSTGKLFSGPPIKTVLYLAIWATITCILLIPKYKWTNVNLVIVFSIMAIESSIGLIMFKELNVLYLLAFMFYVTIIRSSLSRTPIASIIVMIIIALIYTRFGHQDLLSVLTYILISIIIYLNVKSRMQRNEMYNLNKQHLVNLEKAYSQLQEASSTLMQNAILEERNRIAREIHDAVGHSLTSLIVQMQALQYMIKKDPNQAEQSLKDMLVVARKGLEDIRKSVHSLADEIPQSAVGTLETLLTHMESSTSIQYSFQAEIGDVELDVEVYKILFRILQESITNVIRHSKATKLDVLLRTESECINMSIRDNGYLDHAQNISEGFGLKSMRERLEKMHGSLSYSVNTPHGFEIVAKIPL, from the coding sequence TTGAAAGAGAAGAATGTCTCCTTATTAAGACCAATCATGGGTGCTGCTGTTATATTGTTTTTTATGAGTACGGGGAAGTTATTTAGTGGACCACCTATTAAAACGGTACTTTATTTAGCTATTTGGGCTACTATAACGTGTATATTATTGATTCCTAAATATAAGTGGACTAATGTAAATTTAGTCATTGTGTTTAGTATAATGGCGATTGAAAGTTCAATTGGTTTAATAATGTTTAAAGAATTAAATGTATTATATTTGTTAGCCTTTATGTTTTACGTAACGATCATACGGTCATCATTATCTAGAACACCAATTGCTTCAATAATCGTAATGATCATCATTGCCTTAATCTATACAAGGTTTGGCCATCAAGATTTATTGAGCGTTTTAACCTATATTTTAATATCGATTATTATTTATTTAAATGTAAAAAGTAGAATGCAGCGGAATGAAATGTATAATTTGAATAAACAACATTTAGTTAATTTAGAAAAAGCATACAGTCAACTACAGGAAGCATCTTCTACTTTAATGCAAAATGCAATTTTAGAAGAAAGAAACCGAATTGCTAGAGAGATTCATGATGCGGTCGGCCATAGTTTGACTTCTCTAATCGTTCAAATGCAAGCTTTGCAATATATGATAAAAAAGGATCCAAATCAAGCTGAGCAAAGTTTAAAGGATATGCTAGTTGTTGCTCGAAAAGGTTTAGAAGATATTCGGAAATCTGTACACTCACTTGCTGATGAGATCCCTCAATCTGCAGTTGGAACGTTAGAAACTCTACTTACACATATGGAATCTTCTACAAGTATTCAATATTCCTTTCAAGCAGAGATTGGTGATGTAGAACTTGATGTAGAGGTATATAAAATATTATTTAGAATTTTACAAGAATCAATTACGAATGTGATTCGCCACTCTAAAGCTACAAAATTAGACGTATTGCTACGTACAGAATCTGAATGCATCAATATGTCAATTAGAGATAATGGCTATTTGGATCATGCTCAAAACATTAGTGAAGGCTTTGGATTAAAATCAATGAGAGAAAGACTTGAAAAAATGCACGGAAGTTTATCGTATTCAGTAAATACCCCACACGGCTTCGAAATCGTTGCAAAAATACCGTTGTAA
- a CDS encoding HAD family hydrolase yields MIKGIIFDLDDTLLWDQKSVEVAFANTCKLVTEKYGINPIDYEKAVRDSARNLYASYDTYEFTKLIGINPFEGLWGNFLEEHDQFPKMRANSSSYRKNAWTLALKSFGIEDQEFGQLLADTFPEERKGNPFVYDETFAVLNQLNEKYKLLLLTNGSPDLQHTKLSITPEIKEYFDQILISGDFGKGKPDPSIFEHALSLMELSKDEVIMVGDNLMTDILGSNRIGMKNVWINRHNKERNEVIPSYEITHLEGLYPIIESLNE; encoded by the coding sequence ATGATTAAAGGAATAATTTTTGATTTAGATGATACATTACTGTGGGATCAAAAAAGTGTAGAAGTAGCATTTGCCAACACATGTAAACTAGTTACAGAAAAATACGGAATTAACCCGATTGATTATGAAAAAGCTGTACGTGATTCAGCTAGAAATCTTTATGCATCATACGATACATACGAATTCACTAAATTAATTGGCATTAACCCTTTTGAAGGTCTTTGGGGAAATTTCCTTGAGGAACATGATCAATTCCCAAAAATGAGAGCGAACTCTTCATCATATCGAAAAAATGCATGGACGCTTGCTTTAAAATCCTTTGGCATTGAAGACCAAGAATTTGGACAATTACTCGCTGATACTTTCCCTGAAGAACGTAAAGGAAATCCATTTGTTTACGATGAAACATTTGCTGTGCTCAATCAATTAAACGAAAAGTATAAACTTCTATTACTCACAAACGGCTCACCTGATTTACAGCACACTAAACTTTCAATCACTCCTGAAATTAAAGAATATTTTGATCAAATCCTAATTTCCGGCGACTTCGGAAAAGGAAAACCCGACCCAAGCATATTCGAACATGCTCTCTCATTAATGGAACTTTCAAAAGATGAAGTAATAATGGTCGGTGATAATCTGATGACTGATATTCTAGGATCTAACCGAATTGGTATGAAAAACGTATGGATTAACAGACATAATAAAGAACGAAATGAAGTTATTCCTTCATATGAAATTACTCATTTAGAAGGGCTTTATCCGATTATTGAATCTTTGAATGAGTAA
- a CDS encoding DUF1643 domain-containing protein: protein MSFEDFVNCHSMQINTKAVFDKQNKLMRYSLTRTWDESKKKATLVLLNPCRANHLKSDYILSRCLNFFIDYKKSSFGSLELVNLFALMEPDSIKLKGKECEIGPHNDEAIKLAINNADIIIVGWGSSKRFKWRIKEVLELLEPYKDKLYNFCDDSNRKEILIHPFILAERHWLEKLNFEALYDWASKEHP, encoded by the coding sequence ATGTCATTTGAGGATTTTGTAAACTGTCATTCAATGCAGATTAATACGAAGGCGGTCTTTGATAAACAAAATAAATTAATGCGATATTCGCTTACGAGAACTTGGGATGAGTCAAAAAAGAAAGCTACACTTGTATTACTTAATCCTTGTAGAGCTAATCATCTAAAGAGTGATTATATATTGTCAAGATGCCTTAACTTTTTTATAGATTATAAGAAAAGTAGCTTCGGTTCACTAGAACTAGTAAATCTTTTTGCATTAATGGAACCTGATTCAATAAAGCTTAAAGGAAAAGAATGCGAGATTGGCCCGCATAATGATGAGGCAATAAAGTTAGCAATTAATAATGCTGATATTATTATTGTTGGCTGGGGTTCAAGTAAGCGGTTTAAATGGCGAATAAAAGAAGTTCTAGAGCTTTTAGAACCTTATAAAGATAAATTATATAATTTTTGTGATGACTCAAATCGTAAGGAAATATTGATTCACCCTTTCATTTTAGCTGAACGGCATTGGTTAGAAAAACTAAATTTTGAAGCTCTTTATGATTGGGCATCAAAGGAACATCCTTAA
- a CDS encoding helicase has product MHIENKKVYPNCPFITRKVEIGGLPKSQLIEKLQQYSISINESGERILADDKFTTSGEKYNLQTVELTVFDLGFVDGATTPEIYKKAGELGLALCPMELGPYLRLAYLDQPEGFLGNPVTQHQAPPGSITVASEALTDDVDFPKGFYIRRINNVLWLRGYRADDLHVWNSNDHFIFCQKN; this is encoded by the coding sequence ATGCATATTGAAAATAAAAAAGTATACCCAAATTGTCCATTTATTACTAGAAAAGTAGAGATTGGTGGACTTCCAAAATCCCAGTTAATTGAGAAATTGCAACAATATTCTATCTCAATCAACGAGTCTGGTGAGAGGATCCTAGCAGATGATAAATTTACGACATCTGGTGAAAAGTACAATCTCCAGACTGTCGAACTAACGGTTTTTGATCTTGGCTTCGTTGATGGCGCAACAACACCTGAGATTTATAAAAAAGCAGGTGAACTCGGTTTGGCATTATGTCCAATGGAGTTAGGTCCATACTTAAGACTGGCATATTTAGATCAGCCAGAAGGGTTTTTAGGAAATCCAGTGACGCAACATCAGGCTCCACCAGGATCGATTACTGTTGCTTCTGAAGCATTAACTGATGACGTAGATTTTCCGAAGGGCTTTTATATTCGACGAATTAACAACGTGTTATGGTTACGCGGATATCGTGCAGATGATCTTCATGTCTGGAATTCCAACGATCATTTTATCTTTTGTCAAAAAAATTAA
- a CDS encoding response regulator transcription factor, whose product MSNEKIKVLLVDDQTMIRQGFRYVINLQDDMNLIGEATDGLEAINIAKEKLPDVILMDIQMPNLSGIDATNEIMKQLPTTKIVILTTFDDQEYIYQGIRSGAIGFLLKDADVEEMLEAIRSAYRGEAIFKTKLAADALSKAIVLGFAIPGKEGESILIEKLTDREQEILQEMAYGLRNDQIGKKLFITEGTVKSHVHRILQKFGCEDRTQVVVTALRNGMVK is encoded by the coding sequence ATGTCTAATGAAAAAATAAAGGTTTTGCTAGTAGATGATCAAACGATGATTCGGCAAGGCTTTCGTTATGTAATTAACTTACAAGATGATATGAACTTAATAGGTGAGGCAACTGATGGATTAGAAGCAATTAACATAGCAAAAGAAAAGCTTCCAGATGTTATTTTAATGGATATACAAATGCCAAATCTTTCTGGAATTGATGCTACAAATGAAATAATGAAACAATTACCTACAACGAAAATTGTTATTCTAACAACGTTTGATGATCAAGAATATATTTACCAAGGTATTCGTTCAGGCGCAATAGGTTTTTTATTAAAGGATGCAGATGTTGAGGAAATGCTTGAAGCAATTCGCTCAGCATATCGAGGTGAAGCAATTTTTAAAACCAAGCTAGCGGCTGATGCACTATCGAAAGCGATAGTTTTAGGTTTTGCGATTCCCGGAAAAGAAGGCGAATCAATACTAATAGAAAAATTAACAGATCGTGAACAAGAAATTCTGCAAGAAATGGCATATGGCCTTCGAAATGATCAAATTGGCAAGAAATTATTTATTACAGAAGGTACAGTGAAATCACATGTCCATCGCATATTGCAAAAGTTTGGCTGTGAAGATCGAACACAGGTTGTCGTAACGGCACTTAGAAATGGAATGGTTAAATAG
- the megL gene encoding methionine gamma-lyase encodes MKGNRFDTKLIHEGYKTSEYHGSLTPPLFHTSTYTFPTAQHGEQSFSGEREDFIYSRLGNPTVQILEERMAALEEGEAALAFGSGMAAVSATIFSLISSGDHIICSKGIYGCTYGYLEMLECKFGIQHNFCEMDTEEELSALIQDNTKVIFIETPINPTMKVIDIEMIVEVAKKNNIMLVVDNTFCSPYLQKPLTLGCDIVLHSATKYISGHGDVVAGIVVCKTKELAERMLPIRKDIGAIMSPFDAWLLLRGLKTLAVRMDRQCENAEKVVAYLQSNPIVKEVFYPGDSKNKDHYIASKQMKKGGGVIAFTIHGTKQETQEFINQLKMVKIAVSLGDTETLIQHPSTMTHAVVPKELQQKMGITDNLLRMSVGLEAWEDIVADLRQAFTKSSGNKVY; translated from the coding sequence ATGAAGGGAAATAGGTTTGATACAAAGTTAATACATGAAGGGTACAAAACTAGTGAGTATCACGGGAGTTTAACTCCTCCGTTATTTCATACGTCAACGTATACATTTCCAACAGCACAGCATGGTGAACAATCTTTTAGTGGAGAAAGAGAAGACTTTATTTATTCAAGGCTTGGAAATCCAACAGTTCAAATTTTAGAGGAACGAATGGCAGCTCTAGAAGAAGGCGAAGCAGCTTTAGCATTTGGTTCTGGCATGGCAGCTGTTTCAGCCACAATTTTCTCTTTAATAAGTTCAGGCGATCACATCATCTGCTCGAAAGGAATTTACGGTTGTACGTATGGATATTTAGAAATGCTAGAATGCAAGTTTGGTATCCAACATAACTTTTGTGAAATGGATACAGAAGAAGAATTAAGTGCATTAATTCAAGATAACACAAAGGTAATATTTATTGAGACTCCAATTAATCCAACAATGAAAGTGATCGACATTGAGATGATTGTAGAGGTAGCTAAGAAAAATAATATAATGCTTGTAGTTGATAATACATTTTGTTCCCCATATCTACAAAAGCCACTTACGCTAGGATGTGACATTGTACTTCATAGTGCCACGAAGTACATTAGTGGTCATGGAGATGTAGTTGCAGGAATCGTAGTTTGCAAAACAAAAGAGTTAGCTGAACGAATGCTCCCTATACGAAAAGACATTGGAGCAATTATGTCTCCGTTTGATGCATGGCTGCTACTTCGAGGGTTAAAAACACTAGCAGTTCGAATGGATCGCCAATGTGAAAACGCTGAGAAGGTCGTTGCATATCTACAATCCAATCCAATCGTAAAAGAAGTGTTTTACCCTGGCGATTCAAAAAATAAAGACCATTATATTGCCAGTAAACAAATGAAAAAAGGTGGCGGTGTCATCGCCTTTACCATCCACGGTACGAAACAAGAAACACAGGAATTTATCAATCAATTAAAAATGGTAAAAATAGCAGTAAGCTTAGGCGATACCGAAACATTAATCCAACATCCATCTACAATGACACACGCAGTCGTTCCAAAAGAATTACAACAAAAAATGGGTATCACAGATAATTTGTTACGAATGTCAGTAGGCCTTGAAGCATGGGAAGACATCGTAGCTGATCTAAGGCAAGCTTTTACTAAGTCTAGTGGCAACAAGGTATATTAA
- a CDS encoding cysteine hydrolase, whose product MKKTALFVIDVQAFMFNESDPVYNGEKLLHNIKILIDKARASNTPIFYIQHSEEGSPLEYGTPGWEIQSDIAPSETDIIIHKETPDSFFKTNLSEELSKLDIHHLVMAGIQTELCVDTTTRSAFGKGYEVTLITDAHSTWNSDGLSAEQIIHHHNQTLRWMATIKTAEEFNF is encoded by the coding sequence ATGAAAAAAACAGCGCTTTTCGTAATTGATGTACAGGCATTTATGTTCAATGAATCCGACCCAGTATATAACGGTGAAAAATTATTACATAATATTAAGATATTAATTGATAAGGCACGAGCGTCAAATACACCTATCTTTTATATTCAGCATTCTGAAGAAGGATCTCCACTTGAATATGGTACTCCTGGGTGGGAAATTCAATCGGATATTGCACCTTCTGAAACTGATATCATTATACATAAAGAAACGCCTGATTCATTTTTCAAGACAAATTTATCAGAAGAACTTAGCAAGCTAGATATCCATCACTTAGTCATGGCAGGTATTCAAACAGAATTGTGCGTAGATACGACGACTCGAAGTGCCTTTGGAAAAGGCTATGAAGTTACTTTAATTACAGATGCTCATAGTACTTGGAATTCAGATGGACTTTCTGCGGAGCAAATCATTCATCATCATAATCAGACCTTACGCTGGATGGCTACTATAAAAACAGCAGAGGAATTTAATTTTTAA
- a CDS encoding ROK family protein: MLGAIEAGGTKFVCAVGDENGNLIERIQIPTTIPDETIPMVIEFFNKFPIRAIGIASFGPIDVNKESATYGNITSTPKTAWKDYPFVQVFKDHFSVPIGFNTDVNAAALGEATFGAAKGLDSCLYITVGTGIGAGAIVNGELLQGITHPEMGHILVRRHPNDQYEGKCPYHRDCLEGLAAGPAIEARWGVNGANLVNREEVWDLEGYYIAQALMQYILILSPKKIVLGGGVMNQKQVFNSIYKYLTELVCDYVSLPELSEYIVLPGLGDRAGITGALMLAQNALNKNALV, translated from the coding sequence ATGTTAGGAGCAATCGAAGCAGGTGGAACAAAGTTTGTATGTGCAGTTGGTGACGAAAATGGCAATTTAATTGAAAGAATTCAAATTCCAACGACAATACCGGATGAAACAATCCCAATGGTGATTGAGTTTTTCAATAAATTTCCGATAAGAGCAATTGGAATCGCTTCATTTGGTCCAATCGATGTAAATAAAGAAAGCGCTACCTATGGGAATATTACATCAACTCCGAAAACAGCTTGGAAGGACTATCCTTTTGTTCAAGTGTTTAAAGATCACTTTTCGGTCCCAATTGGATTTAATACTGATGTCAATGCAGCGGCATTAGGTGAGGCTACTTTTGGTGCAGCAAAAGGTTTAGATAGCTGTCTGTATATTACTGTTGGCACTGGAATTGGTGCTGGCGCAATAGTGAATGGCGAGTTACTCCAAGGGATTACACATCCGGAAATGGGTCATATTTTAGTAAGACGTCATCCAAATGATCAGTATGAAGGGAAATGCCCATATCATCGTGATTGCTTAGAAGGATTAGCCGCTGGTCCAGCAATTGAAGCTCGCTGGGGAGTAAATGGTGCAAACCTTGTTAACCGAGAAGAAGTATGGGATTTAGAAGGCTACTATATTGCCCAAGCGCTTATGCAATATATTTTAATCTTATCGCCTAAGAAGATTGTTCTTGGTGGAGGAGTAATGAATCAAAAACAAGTCTTTAATAGCATCTATAAATATTTAACAGAATTAGTCTGTGATTATGTTAGTTTACCAGAGTTATCTGAATATATCGTACTACCAGGCTTAGGAGATCGCGCTGGAATCACTGGGGCTCTTATGCTTGCACAAAATGCTTTAAATAAAAACGCACTAGTTTAA
- a CDS encoding MFS transporter, with product MLQIFKSFSTELKFYLLMNTFFSFGGALSGIFQSVFLWKLDKTYSLLARFSLHWSVAIILCFGICAWIARKTSPMITMRLGFICYLITYLIMLFYHANLNEHILLLGFLNGLAMSLYYVGVHLAILDLTTNEQRDKFLYVQGILMTIGGVIAPLLSGVIISQFNGMKGYYVVFTGTCIFFFIAFLTSLKVKGKPVSSKSHFWDVVKKPSPEWKKMYLVMFSDGVVSGVYTTFLITMMTFKVAGGELNLGIYNTFAQLVAVCAFYFLAKLTNQNDRIKIFAVGAIGILLSSILISSLPYLISLIIFGIVSPVAMNMINTSMNAMIYESIERDPNYKNKRLDYIIIREIPLGIGRIIGVFIFLALGKYFNLEALLPISFSFFPIIYVVMIPILYLIWKKPLSKSVLQSKEV from the coding sequence ATGCTTCAAATATTTAAATCTTTTTCAACAGAATTAAAGTTCTATTTATTAATGAATACATTTTTTTCGTTTGGAGGAGCGTTATCGGGGATCTTTCAAAGTGTATTTTTATGGAAGCTCGATAAAACGTACTCACTATTAGCGCGTTTCAGCTTGCATTGGTCGGTTGCCATTATTCTTTGCTTCGGTATTTGTGCATGGATTGCTAGAAAAACAAGTCCAATGATTACGATGCGATTAGGCTTTATCTGTTATTTAATCACCTATTTAATCATGCTTTTTTACCATGCAAATTTGAATGAACATATATTATTACTAGGATTTTTAAACGGATTGGCAATGAGCTTGTACTATGTTGGTGTTCATTTAGCCATCTTAGATTTAACAACTAATGAACAAAGAGATAAGTTTTTGTATGTCCAAGGGATATTAATGACAATCGGAGGGGTTATTGCACCACTTTTGTCAGGAGTCATCATTTCTCAATTTAATGGAATGAAAGGGTATTATGTTGTTTTTACTGGTACATGTATTTTCTTCTTTATTGCATTTTTAACGTCATTAAAGGTAAAAGGAAAACCAGTTTCTTCAAAAAGCCATTTTTGGGATGTTGTAAAAAAACCTTCACCGGAATGGAAAAAAATGTACTTAGTAATGTTTTCCGACGGAGTAGTATCTGGGGTATACACGACCTTTTTAATTACGATGATGACGTTCAAGGTAGCTGGCGGTGAGCTAAATCTAGGAATCTATAACACGTTCGCTCAGCTAGTTGCGGTTTGTGCATTTTATTTTTTAGCTAAACTAACGAATCAAAATGATCGAATAAAGATTTTTGCAGTTGGTGCAATTGGTATCTTGCTAAGTTCTATTCTAATTTCTTCACTACCCTATCTTATTTCATTAATTATTTTCGGCATTGTTTCGCCAGTAGCGATGAATATGATCAATACATCAATGAATGCGATGATTTATGAATCAATTGAACGAGATCCAAATTATAAGAATAAGCGATTGGATTATATTATTATTCGGGAAATTCCGCTCGGTATTGGAAGAATAATCGGGGTATTTATATTCCTAGCATTGGGGAAATACTTTAATCTCGAAGCACTTTTACCAATTTCCTTTAGCTTCTTTCCGATTATATATGTAGTGATGATTCCAATTCTTTATTTAATTTGGAAGAAACCACTTTCAAAATCCGTTCTTCAATCAAAGGAAGTATAA
- a CDS encoding aspartate/glutamate racemase family protein, with protein sequence MKTIGLIGGMSWESSLLYYQIMNESVKEKLGGHHSAKSLMYSVDFGEIKTLQFEDKWDELTTIMIEIAKKLETSGADCLVICTNTMHKMAKEVEESVTIPLLHIADATAKEIVKNGIKKVALLGTAFTMEHEFYKGRLIDQFGLDVIVPNDAERKLVHNIIYEELCLGIVKEESKQIYLNIIDHLVEQGAEAVILGCTEITMLISQSSCSIPVFDTTKIHAESAVDFALESK encoded by the coding sequence ATGAAAACAATCGGACTTATAGGTGGTATGAGCTGGGAGTCCTCATTACTCTATTATCAAATTATGAACGAAAGTGTAAAAGAAAAACTAGGCGGGCATCATTCAGCAAAAAGTTTAATGTATTCGGTCGATTTCGGGGAAATTAAAACGCTCCAGTTTGAAGATAAATGGGATGAGTTAACAACAATAATGATTGAAATTGCAAAAAAGCTTGAGACTAGTGGTGCGGATTGCCTTGTTATTTGTACGAATACAATGCATAAGATGGCTAAAGAAGTTGAAGAATCGGTTACGATACCTTTATTACATATCGCGGATGCAACTGCTAAAGAAATTGTAAAGAATGGAATTAAAAAAGTTGCACTATTAGGAACAGCATTTACGATGGAGCATGAATTTTACAAAGGAAGATTAATTGATCAATTTGGACTTGATGTGATCGTTCCAAACGATGCTGAAAGAAAACTTGTACATAATATTATATATGAAGAACTTTGTCTTGGTATTGTGAAAGAAGAATCAAAACAAATTTATTTAAACATAATTGATCATTTAGTCGAGCAAGGTGCGGAAGCAGTTATTTTAGGCTGTACAGAAATAACGATGTTAATTTCTCAGTCCAGTTGTAGTATACCTGTTTTTGATACAACAAAAATACATGCTGAAAGTGCGGTCGATTTTGCTTTAGAGAGTAAATAA
- the manA gene encoding mannose-6-phosphate isomerase, class I — protein sequence MTMQPLFLKPVFKERIWGGTALKTDFNYEIPNKNTGECWAISAHPHGASIIENGPFAGTALNELWTKQPELFGHPKEQVFPLLTKILDANMDLSVQVHPEDTYAKINENGDLGKTECWYILDCKEDADMIFGHNAQSKEELISQIKKGEWSDLLRRVKIKPGDFFYVPSGTIHALCEGTLVLETQQSSDTTYRVYDYDRKDQKGNVRELHLDKAIDVTTVPHQEAQVEFKTEQKENIKINTFVDSEFFTVHKWDITGEAYLTYNDQYLLLSVIKGNGKLIHSGEEYHLTKGSNFIIPVGFGEFVLDGDCEIIVSHT from the coding sequence ATTACCATGCAACCATTATTTTTAAAACCAGTATTTAAAGAAAGAATTTGGGGCGGTACAGCGTTAAAAACGGATTTTAACTATGAAATACCAAATAAAAATACAGGTGAATGCTGGGCAATTTCAGCTCATCCTCATGGGGCCTCTATCATTGAAAATGGCCCATTCGCAGGTACGGCATTAAATGAATTATGGACGAAGCAACCAGAATTATTTGGTCACCCAAAGGAACAGGTATTTCCACTATTAACGAAGATATTAGATGCAAATATGGATTTATCCGTTCAAGTACATCCTGAAGATACGTATGCAAAAATAAACGAAAATGGCGATCTTGGAAAAACTGAGTGCTGGTACATTCTTGATTGTAAAGAAGACGCAGATATGATCTTTGGTCATAATGCCCAATCAAAAGAAGAATTAATTAGCCAAATAAAAAAAGGTGAATGGTCTGACTTACTAAGAAGAGTAAAGATTAAGCCAGGTGACTTTTTCTATGTACCTAGCGGAACTATTCACGCATTATGCGAAGGCACACTCGTATTAGAAACACAACAAAGCTCTGATACAACTTATCGAGTTTACGATTATGACCGAAAAGATCAAAAAGGGAATGTAAGAGAATTGCATTTAGATAAAGCAATCGATGTAACAACAGTACCTCATCAAGAAGCACAAGTGGAATTTAAAACAGAACAAAAAGAAAATATAAAAATTAATACATTTGTAGATTCAGAGTTTTTCACCGTCCATAAATGGGATATTACTGGTGAAGCCTATTTAACTTATAACGATCAATATTTACTTTTAAGTGTTATAAAAGGGAACGGAAAACTAATCCACAGTGGTGAAGAATATCATTTAACAAAAGGATCAAACTTTATCATTCCTGTTGGATTTGGCGAGTTTGTTTTAGATGGGGACTGTGAAATAATAGTTTCGCATACTTGA